Proteins from a genomic interval of Flammeovirgaceae bacterium SG7u.111:
- the galK gene encoding galactokinase, which yields MDHISSKFTELYGKSPKMFRSPGRVNLIGEHTDYNEGFVLPAAINKEMVFAIAPNGLDKCRVYAADLNESEEFLLADLKASDKGWCNYLIGVVAQFQKKDIQVAAFDLVFGGNIPIGAGVSSSAALECGLGFALNELNGTGLDKLELVKMAQKAEHEWAGVQCGIMDQFASMFGKDNSVIRLDCRSLEKAYFPLNIEGYKILLLDTGVKHSLASSAYNTRREECEAGVAFFAKSNPEIKSLRNVTVEMLDEAKGKMDATVYTRSRYVVEENNRVLAACEALEKGDLAKFGEQMYGSHNGLSKEYEVSCPELDFLVEQTKDKDFVLGSRMMGGGFGGCTINIIKEEAIDAFVSETAKIYHAETGIELKAYVADIVDGSSVL from the coding sequence ATGGATCATATCTCATCAAAATTTACCGAATTGTATGGTAAATCTCCCAAAATGTTTCGCTCGCCCGGTAGGGTCAATCTTATAGGCGAACACACCGATTACAACGAAGGTTTTGTATTGCCCGCAGCTATCAACAAAGAAATGGTTTTTGCCATAGCTCCTAATGGTTTGGATAAATGTAGGGTATATGCGGCCGACCTCAACGAAAGCGAGGAGTTTTTGCTCGCAGACTTGAAAGCTTCAGACAAAGGATGGTGCAATTATCTGATAGGTGTAGTAGCCCAGTTTCAGAAAAAGGATATTCAAGTAGCCGCTTTTGATCTTGTATTTGGTGGAAATATCCCAATTGGTGCAGGGGTTTCTTCTTCGGCAGCTTTGGAATGCGGCTTGGGCTTTGCACTCAATGAGCTTAATGGAACTGGCTTAGATAAGCTTGAGCTAGTGAAAATGGCTCAAAAAGCCGAGCACGAATGGGCAGGAGTTCAGTGTGGAATTATGGACCAGTTTGCCAGCATGTTTGGAAAAGATAATAGCGTGATCCGTTTGGATTGCCGCTCTCTCGAAAAAGCTTATTTCCCTCTCAATATTGAGGGGTACAAAATTCTTTTGTTAGATACAGGAGTGAAGCATTCTTTGGCTTCTTCTGCATACAATACGCGCCGTGAAGAATGCGAAGCTGGCGTTGCATTTTTCGCTAAATCAAACCCTGAAATAAAAAGCTTGAGGAACGTGACAGTAGAAATGCTGGACGAGGCGAAAGGCAAAATGGATGCAACGGTATATACAAGAAGCCGCTACGTGGTAGAGGAAAATAACCGTGTACTTGCTGCTTGTGAAGCCTTGGAAAAAGGTGATTTGGCAAAGTTTGGTGAGCAGATGTACGGCTCTCACAATGGACTGAGCAAAGAATATGAAGTAAGTTGCCCAGAGCTAGATTTCTTGGTTGAACAGACCAAAGACAAGGATTTTGTGCTAGGTTCAAGGATGATGGGTGGTGGCTTTGGTGGCTGTACTATCAACATTATCAAAGAAGAAGCGATAGATGCTTTTGTAAGCGAGACGGCTAAAATTTATCACGCAGAAACAGGTATTGAGCTAAAAGCTTATGTTGCTGATATAGTAGACGGTAGCAGCGTGCTGTAA
- a CDS encoding sodium/sugar symporter yields the protein MNMSTLDTLDYIVFAVYCALIIFIGLWVSRDKKGHEKNSSDYFLASRSLPWWAIGASLIASNISAEQIIGMSGSGFKMGLAISTYEWMAAATLIIVGKYFMPIFLKKQIFTMPQFLEQRYDGRVRSILAIFWLLLYVFVNLTSVLYLGSLPIITIMEGVNVYVAIGGLALFAVLYSIYGGLSAVAWTDVIQVVMLVAGGIITTWLALEIVGDGSVSSGMGMVYEEANSHFHMIFSSDNPNYMDLPGVTLLIGGMWIVNLNYWGCNQYITQRALAAKSLNEAQKGIVFAGFLKLIVPLIVVLPGIATYVLLQREGAIDMDSLLLKDGAELAGGSFSEKMFDPLQAGGGKVMPDRAYPTLLSILPVGLKGAAFAALVAAVVSSLASMMNSTATIFTMDIYKNYINKNASEKRLVAVGRGISVVAIVIAVIVAPLLGTIEQAFQYIQEYTGLVSPGIFVIFFYGFFWKKATTSGALWVAVLTLPLSLAIKFGFPNIPFLDRMGLVFFALSLVMYVVSVMESKGLKIAENAMSRIGIYLVVLTVSLLVLVLNNTLGWDMSESLVKTLIHLAFVSFTFVVYRIMTNIKDNKHAIDIDKSLFKTHTNFNIASVVIIILLVILYTVFW from the coding sequence ATGAATATGTCCACGCTCGATACGCTAGACTATATCGTCTTTGCGGTTTACTGCGCCTTGATTATTTTCATTGGACTTTGGGTCTCTAGGGACAAAAAAGGCCATGAAAAAAATTCCAGCGATTACTTTCTTGCAAGCCGTTCATTGCCTTGGTGGGCAATTGGTGCTTCGCTTATCGCTTCTAACATTTCCGCTGAGCAAATCATCGGTATGTCAGGATCTGGATTTAAAATGGGATTGGCGATCTCAACTTACGAATGGATGGCTGCGGCGACCCTTATTATTGTAGGAAAGTATTTTATGCCGATTTTCCTCAAAAAACAAATCTTCACCATGCCCCAGTTTTTGGAGCAACGCTATGATGGCAGGGTAAGGTCAATTTTGGCAATTTTCTGGTTATTGCTTTACGTTTTTGTAAACCTTACCTCTGTTTTGTACCTCGGTTCATTGCCCATCATCACCATTATGGAAGGTGTAAATGTGTATGTGGCCATTGGGGGCTTGGCACTTTTTGCGGTTCTTTATTCTATTTATGGCGGTCTTTCTGCGGTAGCATGGACGGACGTTATCCAAGTGGTAATGCTTGTGGCGGGTGGTATCATCACCACATGGCTAGCGCTTGAAATAGTGGGAGATGGTAGCGTTTCTTCAGGTATGGGAATGGTTTATGAAGAGGCAAACTCTCACTTCCATATGATTTTCTCTAGCGACAACCCGAACTACATGGACTTACCGGGTGTGACGCTTTTAATAGGAGGTATGTGGATTGTAAACCTCAATTATTGGGGCTGTAACCAATATATTACCCAAAGGGCTTTGGCTGCAAAAAGTTTGAACGAAGCGCAAAAAGGTATTGTGTTCGCAGGTTTCCTTAAGCTGATTGTTCCTCTTATAGTGGTGCTTCCGGGTATTGCTACCTACGTATTGCTCCAGAGAGAAGGCGCTATCGATATGGATAGCCTTTTGTTGAAGGACGGTGCAGAACTAGCAGGAGGCTCTTTCTCCGAAAAGATGTTTGATCCATTACAAGCCGGTGGTGGTAAGGTAATGCCTGATAGAGCATACCCTACGCTTTTAAGCATTTTGCCTGTAGGTTTGAAAGGTGCCGCATTTGCAGCGCTTGTTGCAGCGGTAGTTTCTTCGTTGGCTTCCATGATGAACAGTACGGCCACCATCTTTACGATGGATATTTATAAAAACTACATAAACAAAAATGCCTCAGAGAAAAGGCTGGTTGCAGTTGGTCGTGGTATTAGTGTTGTGGCAATCGTTATTGCAGTGATTGTTGCCCCTCTTTTGGGAACTATCGAACAGGCATTCCAATACATACAAGAATATACAGGTTTGGTGAGCCCAGGTATTTTCGTAATATTCTTCTATGGTTTCTTCTGGAAAAAAGCAACCACTAGTGGTGCTCTTTGGGTAGCGGTGCTTACCTTGCCGCTTTCGTTGGCTATCAAGTTTGGCTTCCCAAATATTCCATTCCTCGATAGGATGGGCCTAGTGTTCTTCGCACTTTCATTGGTAATGTATGTTGTATCTGTGATGGAAAGCAAAGGGTTGAAAATCGCCGAAAATGCAATGAGCAGAATAGGAATCTACCTAGTGGTTCTCACTGTTTCGCTATTGGTGTTAGTACTGAACAATACCTTAGGTTGGGATATGTCAGAGTCGTTGGTTAAAACATTAATCCACTTGGCATTTGTTTCATTCACCTTTGTGGTTTATAGAATCATGACCAACATCAAAGATAATAAGCACGCAATAGATATTGATAAGTCACTTTTCAAGACGCATACAAATTTCAATATTGCTTCTGTCGTGATCATCATTTTGCTTGTTATTCTTTACACTGTATTCTGGTAA
- a CDS encoding UDP-glucose--hexose-1-phosphate uridylyltransferase: MSTFNFEDHPHRRYNPLTGEWLLVSPHRAKRPWQGQTEKNEEEKRPSYDPGDYLGPGNTRVGGHQNPDYKDTFVFTNDFAALMKDVPEGGFEKGLLKASSERGICKVVCFSPRLDITLPEMEVEDIRKVVDLWSEQFEELSKVDYINYVQIFENKGQMMGCSNPHPHGQIWAQKDIPNEPMKESIQQLKYFKEHGRSLLSDYLAQEMEEKVRIIAENDHFVVLSPFWAVWPFETMIISKRHFQNILQMTEEEKDAYAEMLKIITTKYDNIFETSFPYSAGIHQSPTDGEAHEEWHFHMHFYPPLLRSATVKKFMVGYEMLGMPQRDITPETSAERIRSMSDVHYKAGK; this comes from the coding sequence ATGTCGACATTTAATTTTGAAGATCATCCACACAGAAGATATAACCCCCTAACTGGGGAATGGTTGTTAGTTTCCCCTCACCGTGCCAAACGACCTTGGCAAGGGCAAACCGAGAAAAACGAGGAAGAAAAAAGACCTTCTTACGATCCGGGCGATTACCTCGGTCCTGGTAATACAAGGGTAGGAGGGCATCAAAACCCTGACTATAAAGATACTTTCGTATTCACCAACGACTTTGCTGCACTAATGAAGGATGTGCCCGAAGGTGGTTTCGAAAAAGGCTTGCTAAAGGCCAGCAGCGAAAGAGGGATCTGTAAAGTTGTTTGCTTTTCCCCAAGGCTAGATATTACCTTGCCCGAAATGGAGGTAGAAGATATAAGGAAAGTTGTTGACCTATGGAGTGAGCAGTTTGAAGAGTTGAGCAAGGTCGATTACATCAACTATGTACAAATTTTTGAAAACAAGGGGCAGATGATGGGTTGTAGCAACCCACATCCACATGGGCAAATTTGGGCACAAAAGGATATCCCTAATGAGCCTATGAAGGAATCGATCCAGCAACTGAAGTATTTCAAAGAGCACGGACGAAGCTTGCTTTCCGACTACTTGGCACAGGAGATGGAAGAGAAAGTAAGGATCATTGCCGAAAACGATCATTTTGTAGTGCTTTCTCCTTTTTGGGCGGTGTGGCCTTTCGAGACCATGATCATTAGCAAAAGACATTTCCAAAATATTTTGCAAATGACCGAAGAGGAAAAAGATGCTTACGCAGAAATGTTGAAAATCATTACTACGAAGTACGATAATATTTTTGAGACATCTTTCCCTTATTCGGCAGGAATCCACCAAAGCCCAACCGATGGCGAGGCGCATGAAGAATGGCATTTCCACATGCATTTTTATCCGCCATTGTTGAGGTCTGCAACGGTCAAAAAGTTCATGGTTGGTTATGAAATGCTAGGCATGCCTCAGCGTGACATCACACCAGAAACAAGTGCTGAGAGAATTAGGAGTATGTCAGATGTGCATTATAAGGCGGGCAAGTAA
- a CDS encoding MBOAT family O-acyltransferase — translation MLDIFIYKENYPLIFTQAIFWVFFGVLMVVYQLVYKQNSLRNLLLLIFSLYFYYLSSGYYFTLLIFSTVVDYVLGNKVFKETDERKRKIYVTISLIVNLGLLGYFKYAYFFTDTFNNIFDTHIQTTNVLALAVNTFFKSTMDVSKIFLPVGISFYTFQTISYTIDIYRRKLEPVKHILDFAFYVSFFPQLVAGPIVRAADFVPQIYQKYRLNQAEFGRAGFLILNGLIKKIFVSDYISINFVDRVFQSPGSYSGFENLMATYGYSIQIYCDFSGYTDIAIGIALLLGYRLPLNFNSPYKATSITDFWRRWHISLSSWLRDYLYISLGGNRKGNIRTYVNLLLTMLLGGLWHGAHMRFIIWGALHGLALAFHKIWMEMLAKVRGSKSDKPEPFVSKLIAGIITFHFVAFCWIYFRASSIADAHAVMSQIVSNFNTALIPEVLVSYKNVFLVMLVGFVGHWLPGSWKRLLQDAFTQAPDFAKATIALAVALLLFQMKASEIQPFIYFQF, via the coding sequence ATGCTGGACATTTTTATTTATAAGGAGAATTATCCCTTAATTTTTACCCAAGCCATATTTTGGGTGTTTTTTGGGGTGTTGATGGTGGTTTACCAACTGGTTTACAAGCAAAACTCGCTTCGAAACCTGTTGCTACTTATTTTCTCTTTGTATTTCTACTACCTCTCCAGTGGCTACTATTTTACCCTGCTCATCTTTTCCACCGTAGTCGATTATGTGCTGGGGAATAAGGTTTTTAAGGAAACCGATGAAAGAAAGCGTAAAATCTATGTGACCATAAGCCTGATCGTGAACTTAGGGCTGCTTGGTTATTTCAAATACGCCTATTTCTTTACCGATACGTTCAATAATATTTTTGATACGCACATCCAAACAACCAATGTACTTGCTTTGGCGGTGAATACTTTCTTCAAGTCCACAATGGATGTGAGCAAGATTTTCCTTCCTGTCGGAATTTCGTTTTATACCTTTCAGACCATTAGCTACACCATAGATATTTACCGAAGAAAGCTAGAGCCTGTAAAGCATATTTTAGATTTTGCCTTTTATGTGAGCTTTTTCCCACAGCTAGTGGCGGGTCCCATCGTAAGGGCTGCAGATTTTGTCCCTCAGATTTATCAAAAATACCGTCTCAATCAGGCTGAGTTTGGAAGAGCAGGCTTTCTTATTCTGAATGGGCTGATAAAGAAAATATTTGTTTCGGATTATATCTCCATCAACTTTGTGGATAGGGTTTTCCAAAGCCCAGGAAGCTACTCGGGTTTCGAAAACCTAATGGCTACCTATGGTTATTCCATCCAGATCTATTGCGATTTTTCGGGTTATACCGATATTGCCATAGGCATTGCCTTGCTTTTGGGCTACCGCCTGCCGCTCAACTTCAACTCGCCTTACAAGGCAACGAGTATTACCGATTTTTGGCGTAGGTGGCACATTTCCCTCTCCTCTTGGCTGCGCGATTACCTCTATATTTCTCTTGGAGGAAATAGAAAAGGAAATATCCGCACCTATGTAAACTTGCTGTTGACCATGTTACTTGGGGGCTTGTGGCACGGGGCGCATATGCGCTTTATCATCTGGGGAGCTTTACACGGACTAGCCTTGGCTTTCCACAAAATTTGGATGGAGATGCTGGCGAAGGTAAGAGGTTCAAAATCGGACAAACCTGAGCCTTTCGTATCTAAACTGATCGCGGGAATCATCACATTCCATTTCGTAGCATTTTGCTGGATATACTTTAGGGCATCTTCTATAGCCGATGCTCATGCAGTAATGTCCCAAATTGTTTCCAATTTCAATACAGCCCTCATTCCTGAAGTACTGGTTTCTTACAAAAATGTCTTTTTGGTGATGCTGGTTGGGTTTGTAGGGCACTGGCTGCCAGGAAGCTGGAAAAGGTTGTTGCAAGATGCCTTCACTCAAGCTCCTGATTTTGCCAAGGCAACCATTGCTTTGGCTGTAGCCCTATTGCTTTTCCAAATGAAAGCATCGGAAATCCAACCGTTTATATACTTCCAGTTCTAA
- a CDS encoding fumarylacetoacetate hydrolase family protein, producing MKLIRFGEVGSEKPGILTEGGKRLDVSVFGQDYDEDFFGNDGVTKLGGWLKSNEASCPEIPTSVRLAAPVKRPGKIICLGLNYAAHAAETGGKAPAEPKIFFKAVSAVCGPNDDVIIPKGSTKTDWEVELALVIGKKASYVSEEEAIDYLAGYCLHNDYSEREFQLERGGQWVKGKSADTFAPLGPFIATPNEINDPHNLRLWLKVNGELMQDGNTKDLIHNIPKTISYLSQFMSLLPGDIISTGTPSGVGMGMEPQRFLKPGDFVELGIDGLGSSMQKLTAWEKE from the coding sequence ATGAAACTGATCCGATTTGGCGAAGTTGGTAGTGAGAAGCCGGGTATCCTTACCGAAGGTGGCAAACGTCTAGATGTAAGTGTCTTTGGTCAAGATTACGACGAAGATTTTTTTGGGAACGATGGGGTAACAAAATTAGGAGGCTGGCTGAAAAGCAACGAAGCTTCTTGCCCCGAAATCCCTACTTCTGTTCGCTTGGCTGCTCCTGTAAAAAGACCGGGAAAGATTATTTGCCTCGGGCTGAACTATGCCGCGCACGCAGCGGAAACGGGCGGGAAAGCTCCTGCCGAACCCAAAATATTTTTCAAAGCAGTATCAGCAGTTTGTGGGCCCAACGACGATGTGATCATCCCGAAAGGAAGCACCAAAACCGATTGGGAAGTGGAGCTTGCCTTGGTAATAGGGAAAAAAGCAAGCTACGTGAGCGAGGAAGAGGCGATAGATTATTTGGCGGGCTATTGCCTTCACAACGACTACAGCGAACGGGAATTCCAACTAGAGCGAGGAGGGCAGTGGGTAAAAGGAAAAAGCGCTGATACGTTTGCCCCGCTAGGTCCGTTCATTGCCACGCCTAATGAAATCAACGACCCGCATAATCTAAGGCTTTGGCTCAAGGTAAACGGTGAACTAATGCAGGATGGAAATACAAAAGACCTGATTCATAACATACCCAAGACTATAAGTTATCTAAGTCAATTTATGTCGTTATTGCCGGGCGATATTATTTCTACAGGCACTCCTTCGGGAGTTGGCATGGGCATGGAGCCCCAGCGCTTCTTGAAACCGGGAGATTTCGTGGAATTGGGTATAGATGGTTTAGGCTCTTCTATGCAAAAGTTAACAGCTTGGGAAAAAGAGTGA
- a CDS encoding glycosyltransferase family 2 protein has protein sequence MELLVLIIYGLSLTVVFVFSLGQFHLSLYYRKIKQTPVRGKEGKQSFGEKEIPFVTIQLPIYNELYVVERLLENIAEFDYPKNKFEVQVLDDSTDETVEIIRKKIETLTSRGVDIQHIRRKDRIGFKAGALQYGLDFAKGEFIAIFDADFLPDPDFLSQTLPHFEEEKVGMVQTRWSHINQNYSLLTKLQAFGLDAHFTVEQSGRNFAGSFINFNGTGGVWRKSCILDAGGWQPDTLTEDLDLSYRAQLKNWEFLYLEEVTTPAELPVTIPAIKSQQYRWNKGAAETAKKHIPTILSSNLGFRRKLHAVFHLLNSSVFMFLFVAAMLSVPALFIKDAHHEWELAFHLASIFLLGFMGITYFYWLSSKRVSPKKTFSYFAKNFPLFMSMSMGLSLHNGIAVFEGFIGRKTPFVRTPKFNIKNSGDKWKGNVYLKNKLSWATLIEGLLALYFSFGIYSGIRLGDFGLLPFHFFLFLGFGTIFYMSLKTSGLFHLLFVKKKLQV, from the coding sequence ATGGAGCTACTCGTACTCATCATCTATGGCTTGAGCCTTACCGTTGTTTTCGTTTTTAGCCTAGGGCAATTTCATTTGAGCTTGTATTACCGAAAAATCAAGCAAACCCCTGTTAGGGGGAAAGAAGGAAAGCAGTCTTTTGGAGAAAAAGAAATTCCTTTTGTAACTATCCAGTTGCCTATCTACAACGAGCTATACGTGGTGGAAAGGTTGTTGGAAAACATCGCCGAGTTTGATTACCCTAAGAATAAGTTTGAAGTACAAGTGCTTGATGATTCTACCGATGAAACGGTGGAAATTATTCGTAAGAAAATAGAGACGCTAACAAGTAGAGGTGTTGATATACAGCATATTCGAAGAAAAGATAGGATAGGGTTCAAAGCAGGTGCTTTGCAATACGGCTTGGACTTTGCTAAGGGAGAATTCATCGCTATTTTCGATGCGGATTTTTTGCCTGATCCAGACTTCCTTTCCCAAACGCTTCCGCATTTTGAAGAAGAAAAAGTGGGGATGGTGCAAACTCGCTGGAGCCATATCAACCAAAATTATTCCTTGCTTACCAAGCTGCAGGCGTTTGGGCTAGATGCGCATTTTACCGTAGAGCAAAGCGGAAGAAACTTTGCCGGAAGTTTTATCAATTTCAACGGTACGGGTGGAGTGTGGCGGAAAAGCTGCATTTTGGATGCTGGCGGTTGGCAACCCGACACACTTACGGAAGACTTGGACTTGAGCTACCGAGCCCAGCTCAAGAACTGGGAGTTTCTTTATTTGGAAGAGGTAACTACTCCTGCCGAGCTTCCTGTTACCATTCCCGCCATAAAATCGCAACAATACCGCTGGAATAAGGGTGCAGCCGAAACAGCTAAAAAACATATTCCTACGATACTTTCATCCAATCTGGGTTTTAGGCGAAAGCTACATGCCGTATTTCATTTGCTCAACAGCTCCGTGTTTATGTTTTTGTTTGTGGCTGCCATGCTGAGCGTACCAGCGTTGTTTATAAAAGATGCCCATCATGAGTGGGAGTTGGCGTTTCATTTGGCAAGTATTTTCCTTTTGGGTTTTATGGGCATCACCTATTTCTATTGGCTTAGCTCCAAAAGGGTTAGTCCCAAAAAAACATTCAGCTATTTTGCCAAAAACTTTCCCCTATTCATGTCCATGTCCATGGGGCTTTCCCTACACAACGGTATTGCCGTTTTTGAGGGGTTTATTGGGCGAAAAACCCCTTTTGTCCGTACGCCTAAGTTCAATATCAAAAACAGTGGAGACAAATGGAAGGGGAACGTCTACCTAAAAAATAAGCTTTCTTGGGCAACCCTCATCGAAGGTTTGCTGGCTCTTTATTTTTCCTTCGGCATCTACTCGGGCATCAGACTAGGCGACTTCGGCTTGCTGCCTTTCCATTTTTTCCTCTTCCTCGGCTTCGGCACTATTTTCTATATGTCGCTGAAGACTTCAGGGCTTTTCCACTTATTATTTGTGAAGAAAAAGCTGCAAGTCTAA
- the dxs gene encoding 1-deoxy-D-xylulose-5-phosphate synthase: MLIKPGELLSKIDSPHQLRELDEAQLFQVCTELRQFIIDNVSVYGGHFGASLGVVEMTVALHYVFNTPNDMLVWDVGHQAYGHKILTGRRDQFHTNRTYDGISGFPRRFESEYDTFGVGHSSTSISAALGMAVASQLAGDTEKQHIAVIGDGAMTAGMAFEALNHAGVADSNLIIILNDNCMAIDPNVGALKDYLTDITTSHFYNKVKDDMWHMLGKLEKVAPGAREVASKIDHLVKSVLLNHSNLFEALNLRYFGPVDGHDVNHMVHVLNDLKNIPGPKLLHCITTKGKGYALAEKDQTKWHAPGKFDKVTGEIKKQIFDTPQAPKYQEVFGHTIVELAEQNDKIVGITPAMPSGSSMNIMMKAMPKRAFDVGIAEQHAVTFSAGMATQGFLPYCNIYSSFMQRAFDQVIHDVCIQNLAVNFCLDRAGFAGADGATHHGAYDIAYMRCIPNMVIAAPMDEPELRNLMYTSQLPRETGAFTIRYPRGKGVTPEWRTPFKEIKVGTGRKIKEGKDIAILTIGHIGNYAVKACAELDKKGISVAHYDMRFVKPLDADMLHEVFGKFDKVITVEDGCIQGGFGSAVLEFMAANDYKNTKVQLLGIPDEVIEQGEQIELHRYAGFDPESIAKTVEEMVISPVHV; encoded by the coding sequence ATGTTGATCAAGCCAGGAGAATTATTATCCAAAATAGACAGTCCCCACCAGCTTAGGGAACTCGACGAAGCCCAATTGTTCCAAGTTTGTACCGAACTCCGACAATTCATCATTGATAATGTTTCGGTATATGGAGGGCATTTTGGCGCAAGTTTGGGGGTGGTGGAAATGACTGTTGCACTCCACTATGTGTTCAACACGCCCAACGATATGCTCGTGTGGGACGTAGGGCACCAAGCCTATGGACACAAAATATTGACGGGCAGAAGAGATCAATTCCACACCAATAGGACATATGATGGTATTTCTGGTTTCCCCCGCAGGTTCGAGAGCGAGTACGATACGTTTGGGGTAGGGCACTCCTCCACTTCTATCTCCGCAGCTTTGGGTATGGCAGTGGCGTCGCAGCTAGCAGGCGATACGGAAAAGCAGCACATTGCCGTAATAGGAGATGGGGCAATGACAGCGGGGATGGCTTTTGAGGCCTTGAACCACGCTGGCGTAGCGGATAGCAACTTGATCATCATCCTGAACGATAACTGCATGGCGATTGACCCGAACGTGGGCGCGCTAAAAGATTATCTGACCGATATCACTACTTCGCATTTTTACAATAAGGTAAAAGACGATATGTGGCACATGCTCGGTAAGCTCGAAAAAGTAGCGCCAGGTGCTAGGGAAGTCGCATCCAAAATAGATCATTTAGTAAAGTCAGTTTTACTGAACCACAGCAATTTGTTTGAAGCATTGAACCTGAGGTATTTTGGTCCAGTTGATGGGCATGACGTAAACCACATGGTACATGTGCTCAACGACCTTAAAAATATTCCTGGGCCTAAATTGTTGCATTGCATTACTACCAAAGGAAAAGGCTATGCCTTGGCAGAGAAAGACCAGACCAAATGGCATGCGCCGGGTAAATTTGACAAGGTTACAGGCGAGATAAAAAAGCAGATCTTTGATACTCCGCAAGCACCTAAGTATCAAGAGGTTTTTGGGCATACCATAGTGGAGCTTGCCGAGCAAAACGATAAAATAGTGGGAATCACCCCTGCCATGCCTTCGGGTTCATCTATGAATATTATGATGAAGGCAATGCCCAAAAGGGCATTTGATGTGGGGATAGCCGAGCAGCATGCAGTAACATTTTCTGCAGGAATGGCTACGCAGGGCTTTTTGCCTTACTGCAACATCTACTCAAGTTTTATGCAGCGAGCGTTCGATCAGGTGATCCACGATGTGTGCATCCAAAACCTAGCGGTAAATTTCTGCCTCGATAGGGCGGGTTTTGCCGGGGCAGATGGGGCTACACACCACGGAGCTTACGATATTGCCTACATGCGCTGCATCCCGAATATGGTAATTGCTGCACCAATGGACGAACCTGAGCTAAGGAATTTGATGTACACTTCCCAACTTCCAAGGGAAACGGGTGCATTTACCATTCGCTACCCTAGGGGAAAAGGTGTTACGCCTGAATGGAGGACTCCTTTTAAGGAAATAAAGGTAGGTACGGGAAGGAAAATAAAAGAGGGGAAAGATATTGCTATTCTTACCATAGGTCACATTGGCAACTATGCCGTGAAAGCCTGTGCCGAGTTAGATAAAAAAGGAATTTCGGTGGCACATTACGATATGCGTTTTGTGAAACCACTAGATGCTGATATGCTCCACGAGGTTTTTGGCAAATTCGATAAGGTTATTACTGTGGAAGATGGTTGCATACAAGGAGGGTTTGGTAGTGCCGTGCTCGAATTTATGGCGGCAAATGACTACAAAAATACAAAAGTCCAGCTCTTGGGTATCCCCGATGAGGTAATAGAGCAAGGCGAGCAAATCGAGCTGCACCGCTATGCAGGCTTCGACCCAGAAAGCATTGCCAAAACAGTGGAGGAAATGGTGATTTCCCCCGTGCATGTGTAA